One Clostridium sp. CM027 genomic window carries:
- a CDS encoding ABC transporter ATP-binding protein: MNNILKSKKICKSYLTKKALRGVDLDIMPGKIVGLLGPNGSGKTTFLKIAAGILHPSKGEIRINGQKPGVYTKSIVSYLPDNEYLLKWMKVKDTVKYFKDFYSDFDEKKAKEMLVFMNLDENSAVKSLSKGMKEKLKLTLVLSRAAKLYILDEPLGGVDPTTREKILNAIVNNFSENSSMIITTHLVNDIERIFDDVAFISDGEIVLQGNAEELRTSKKKSIDELYREVFQ, translated from the coding sequence ATGAATAATATATTAAAATCAAAAAAAATATGCAAGTCGTATTTAACTAAAAAAGCCTTGCGCGGTGTAGACCTAGATATAATGCCAGGGAAAATTGTAGGACTTCTTGGTCCTAATGGTAGTGGTAAAACTACATTCTTAAAAATAGCAGCAGGAATACTTCATCCATCGAAAGGAGAAATACGCATAAATGGTCAAAAGCCTGGTGTTTATACAAAGTCTATAGTTTCATATTTGCCTGACAATGAGTATCTTCTAAAGTGGATGAAGGTAAAGGATACAGTGAAATATTTTAAGGACTTTTATTCTGATTTTGATGAAAAAAAAGCAAAGGAAATGCTCGTATTTATGAACCTTGATGAAAATAGCGCTGTGAAAAGCCTGTCAAAAGGAATGAAAGAAAAGTTAAAGCTTACATTGGTACTTTCGAGAGCTGCAAAGCTTTATATACTTGACGAACCGCTTGGGGGAGTAGATCCTACTACTAGAGAAAAGATATTAAATGCTATAGTTAATAACTTTAGTGAAAATAGTTCTATGATAATTACTACACACCTTGTAAATGATATAGAACGGATTTTTGATGATGTAGCATTTATATCTGATGGAGAGATAGTGCTTCAAGGTAATGCAGAAGAATTACGAACTAGTAAGAAAAAGTCAATCGATGAATTGTATAGGGAGGTATTTCAATAA
- a CDS encoding [FeFe] hydrogenase, group A: protein MNGQFMTIDNVPVEIKGEKNILELVRKAGIELPTLCFYSELSVYGACRMCMVENKHGGIEAACSTPPKAGMDIYTNTPRLRKYRKNILELLLANHCRDCTTCEKNTSCKLQELAKRFGIKKVRFENTAKEPEPDNSSVCIVRNPSKCILCGDCVRVCAEVQNVGAIDFVGRGSKMTVSTAFNEPIGDSNCVGCGQCAAVCPTGAIVVRSTTDKLWKELSDKNTQVVVQIAPAVRVSMSKELGQEDGKNAMGKIVTVLRKMGFDKVFDTSVGADLTIIEETNEFISKFKNNESLPLFSSCCPAWVNYVQNTYPDLMKNVSTCKSPMQMFASVLKEHYKDDDKKLVSVAIMPCSSKKFEANRDEFKKNGVPNVDYVVTTQELINMIKESGIAFSELEPGALDMPFEISSGAGVIFGVTGGVSEAVIRKVLGDQPIAILRALAFDGVRGMNGVKEASINVNERVIKFAIVSGLKNADYVIKKIKSGEAHYDFVEVMACPGGCVSGAGQPFVKAEGKSKRGTGLYKADKMNSISRTDDNPLMNSLYSGLLKGKVHELLHVHYNKKS, encoded by the coding sequence ATGAATGGACAGTTTATGACTATAGATAATGTACCTGTAGAAATAAAGGGCGAAAAAAATATTCTTGAACTAGTTAGAAAAGCTGGTATCGAATTACCTACATTATGCTTCTATTCAGAGCTTTCAGTTTATGGAGCTTGTCGTATGTGTATGGTTGAAAACAAACATGGAGGCATTGAGGCCGCATGCTCTACTCCTCCTAAAGCTGGCATGGATATATATACAAATACGCCAAGACTTAGAAAGTATAGAAAGAATATTCTTGAGTTACTGCTTGCAAATCACTGCAGAGATTGTACAACCTGTGAAAAAAATACTTCATGTAAGCTACAGGAGTTAGCAAAACGTTTCGGAATAAAGAAAGTAAGATTTGAAAATACTGCTAAAGAACCTGAACCAGACAATTCATCTGTATGCATAGTAAGAAATCCAAGCAAGTGTATCTTATGTGGTGATTGTGTAAGAGTGTGTGCAGAAGTACAAAACGTTGGAGCAATTGATTTTGTTGGCAGAGGATCTAAAATGACTGTTTCAACGGCATTTAATGAACCTATAGGAGACTCTAATTGTGTTGGTTGCGGGCAGTGTGCAGCAGTATGTCCTACTGGTGCTATTGTAGTAAGGAGTACTACAGATAAACTTTGGAAGGAACTTAGTGATAAGAATACACAGGTGGTAGTTCAAATTGCTCCTGCTGTAAGGGTATCTATGAGCAAGGAATTAGGACAAGAAGATGGCAAAAATGCAATGGGAAAAATAGTAACTGTCCTTAGAAAAATGGGATTTGATAAGGTATTTGATACCTCAGTAGGGGCAGACCTTACAATTATAGAGGAAACAAATGAATTTATTTCAAAATTTAAAAATAATGAGAGCTTACCTCTATTCTCATCTTGCTGCCCTGCCTGGGTAAATTATGTTCAAAATACTTATCCAGATTTAATGAAAAATGTTTCCACTTGTAAATCTCCTATGCAAATGTTTGCTTCTGTATTGAAGGAACATTACAAAGATGATGATAAAAAACTTGTGAGCGTAGCAATTATGCCTTGTTCATCAAAAAAATTCGAAGCAAATAGGGATGAATTTAAAAAGAATGGTGTTCCTAATGTAGATTATGTAGTAACGACGCAAGAACTTATTAATATGATAAAAGAATCAGGAATTGCGTTCTCAGAATTAGAACCTGGGGCACTAGATATGCCATTTGAAATTAGTAGTGGAGCTGGGGTTATATTTGGAGTAACGGGTGGTGTTAGTGAAGCTGTTATACGTAAAGTTTTAGGGGATCAACCGATTGCAATATTACGTGCACTTGCTTTTGATGGTGTTAGAGGTATGAACGGCGTTAAAGAAGCCAGTATTAATGTAAATGAGCGCGTAATAAAATTCGCCATAGTAAGTGGACTCAAAAATGCAGATTACGTTATAAAGAAGATAAAATCCGGTGAAGCTCATTATGATTTTGTAGAAGTTATGGCATGCCCCGGTGGATGCGTTAGTGGCGCAGGACAACCATTCGTAAAAGCAGAAGGGAAATCTAAGCGTGGTACTGGATTATATAAAGCAGATAAAATGAATAGTATAAGTCGTACAGATGACAACCCATTAATGAATTCGTTATATTCAGGATTGTTAAAAGGCAAGGTTCATGAACTATTACATGTACACTACAATAAAAAAAGTTGA
- a CDS encoding ABC transporter permease, translating into MIEYLYKYHDNMLTLLLQHLQIVSLSISISLVIAIPLSLLILRSKVLSVVVLSSLGVIYSVPSLALFALLIPLLGLGKGTAIFVLVIYNQYILVRNIFAAFKSIDSSIIEAGKGMGFNPFQLFLKVQMPLALPIIIGGIRIATVTTISIATIASVINAGGLGVILFDGLRMNYLPKILWGTIMSAGLAIVANEILLYLEKLASFKASGKCEV; encoded by the coding sequence ATGATAGAGTATTTATATAAGTATCATGATAATATGTTAACTTTGCTGCTACAGCATCTTCAAATTGTATCACTAAGTATTTCAATATCACTCGTGATTGCAATCCCTCTATCACTTTTGATTTTAAGGTCAAAAGTTTTATCTGTAGTAGTTTTATCCTCTTTAGGGGTTATTTATTCTGTGCCTAGTCTAGCATTATTTGCTTTATTAATACCTCTATTAGGCCTTGGAAAAGGAACAGCGATTTTCGTTTTAGTAATTTATAATCAGTATATTTTAGTTAGAAATATATTCGCAGCATTTAAGTCCATAGATTCATCCATTATAGAAGCCGGGAAAGGGATGGGTTTTAACCCTTTTCAGTTATTTTTGAAAGTACAAATGCCGTTAGCTCTTCCAATAATAATTGGGGGAATAAGAATTGCTACTGTAACTACCATTTCCATAGCGACTATTGCCTCGGTAATAAACGCTGGTGGGTTAGGAGTTATTTTGTTTGATGGACTTAGGATGAATTACCTTCCTAAAATATTATGGGGAACTATAATGTCTGCAGGACTTGCAATAGTTGCAAATGAAATATTATTATATTTGGAAAAGTTGGCTAGTTTTAAAGCCAGTGGTAAATGCGAAGTTTGA
- a CDS encoding ABC transporter ATP-binding protein — translation MKRVAIEFVKVSKKFKGSEQYAVTDVSASIEEGSFITILGTSGSGKTTFLKMINRIYESTSGEILFFKENIKNIPAEKHRQKIGYVIQQIGLFPHMTVEENIATVPNILRWKKKDIAQRVDILLDLVSIPSKDFKKRYPRQLSGGQQQRVGIARAMAADPEIMLMDEPFGAIDAITRLNLQEELLRIQKKLNKTILFVTHDVNEAFKLGDKVIIMDKGKIQQFDTPYNILFHPENEFVTRLVSSENVIQKLKFVRASSVMIPLDSKTMEDDTRVNENEDLQHLLAYFLKKNIDHLIVEKDNHEAVGKITLEQLKISQ, via the coding sequence TTGAAAAGGGTAGCGATTGAATTTGTAAAAGTAAGCAAAAAATTTAAGGGTTCAGAGCAATATGCTGTAACAGATGTAAGTGCCAGTATTGAAGAAGGTAGTTTTATAACAATACTGGGAACTTCGGGTTCAGGTAAAACTACATTTTTGAAAATGATAAATAGAATATATGAATCAACCTCAGGGGAAATATTATTTTTCAAAGAAAACATTAAAAATATTCCCGCTGAAAAACATAGGCAGAAAATTGGATATGTCATTCAACAAATTGGGCTATTTCCTCATATGACTGTGGAGGAAAATATTGCTACAGTTCCGAATATTTTAAGGTGGAAAAAGAAAGACATAGCGCAAAGAGTTGATATATTGTTAGATTTAGTGAGTATTCCTTCTAAGGATTTCAAAAAAAGATATCCAAGGCAATTATCAGGAGGCCAGCAGCAAAGGGTTGGAATAGCAAGAGCTATGGCTGCTGATCCTGAAATAATGCTTATGGATGAGCCTTTTGGAGCGATAGATGCTATAACTAGACTAAATCTTCAAGAGGAACTCCTAAGAATTCAAAAAAAGCTTAATAAGACAATTCTCTTTGTAACTCATGATGTTAATGAAGCTTTCAAATTGGGGGATAAAGTAATAATCATGGATAAAGGAAAAATTCAACAGTTCGATACACCGTACAATATATTATTTCATCCAGAAAATGAATTTGTTACCCGTTTGGTCTCTTCAGAGAATGTTATTCAAAAACTTAAGTTTGTACGTGCGAGTTCTGTAATGATTCCTTTGGATTCAAAAACAATGGAAGATGACACAAGAGTTAATGAAAATGAGGATTTGCAACATTTGTTAGCATATTTTCTTAAAAAAAATATCGATCATTTGATTGTTGAGAAGGATAATCATGAAGCTGTTGGCAAAATAACACTTGAGCAATTAAAAATAAGTCAGTGA
- a CDS encoding NAD(P)H-dependent oxidoreductase subunit E, with product MNTIFDYSKLDTILENHKFKSSNIIAILQDTQECYRYLPKEVFSYLSEKLGMSRAKIYSVATFYENFSLQPKGKFIIKICDGTACHVRKSAPILEKLREHLKLSETKTTTDDLTFTLETVSCLGVCGLAPAMSINDKVHGSMTPEKAMELLNTLKEEK from the coding sequence ATGAATACAATATTTGATTATAGTAAGCTAGATACTATATTAGAAAATCATAAATTTAAATCTAGTAATATTATTGCAATATTGCAGGACACCCAAGAATGCTATAGGTATTTACCCAAGGAGGTATTCTCGTATCTTTCAGAAAAGCTTGGTATGAGCAGAGCAAAAATATATAGTGTGGCAACTTTTTATGAAAATTTTTCTTTACAACCTAAAGGTAAGTTTATAATAAAAATATGTGATGGTACTGCTTGTCACGTTAGAAAATCTGCTCCTATATTAGAAAAGCTAAGAGAACATTTAAAACTTTCGGAAACTAAAACTACAACAGATGATTTAACATTTACTTTAGAAACAGTTTCTTGTCTAGGTGTTTGTGGACTTGCACCAGCTATGAGTATTAATGATAAAGTACATGGTTCTATGACCCCAGAAAAAGCAATGGAGCTTTTAAATACTCTTAAGGAGGAAAAATAA
- a CDS encoding ABC transporter ATP-binding protein yields MEILKVENLNKTYGKGENKVDALKNINLSVDKGEFVAIVGASGSGKSTLLHLLGGLDRPTSGNVVIDGESIYDYKEEKLAVFRRRKIGFVFQFYNLLPILDVEENIALPALLDNDKVDKIYLEELIKVLGLSERKNHLPSELSGGQQQRISIGRAVFNKPSIILADEPTGNLDTKNSKDVMELLKFTTKKYNQTLILITHDVNIANMADRVITIYDGEITSNKNLKVN; encoded by the coding sequence ATGGAAATTTTAAAGGTTGAAAATTTAAATAAAACTTATGGTAAAGGCGAAAACAAGGTGGATGCACTTAAAAATATAAATTTATCAGTTGATAAGGGTGAGTTTGTAGCAATTGTGGGAGCATCAGGTTCTGGAAAAAGTACACTTCTTCATTTGCTCGGAGGACTAGATAGACCAACATCTGGCAATGTAGTTATTGATGGAGAAAGCATTTATGATTACAAGGAAGAAAAACTTGCAGTGTTTAGAAGAAGAAAAATAGGTTTTGTATTTCAGTTTTATAACTTACTACCTATTTTAGATGTAGAGGAAAATATAGCACTTCCAGCCTTACTTGATAATGATAAGGTGGATAAAATCTATTTAGAAGAGCTTATTAAAGTATTAGGACTTAGCGAGCGGAAAAATCATCTTCCATCAGAATTATCAGGGGGTCAACAGCAAAGGATATCAATTGGTAGAGCTGTATTTAATAAGCCGTCAATAATACTTGCAGATGAACCAACAGGAAATCTTGATACTAAGAATTCAAAAGATGTTATGGAATTATTAAAATTTACGACTAAAAAATATAACCAAACATTAATACTTATTACCCATGACGTTAATATAGCAAACATGGCAGATAGAGTTATCACCATTTACGATGGTGAAATAACTTCGAACAAAAACTTAAAAGTAAACTAG
- a CDS encoding ABC transporter ATP-binding protein: MNSILKSEKICKSYLNKKALRGVDLDIMPGKIVGLLGPNGSGKTTFLKIAAGILHSSKGEILIDGQKPGVYTKSIVSYLPDNEYLLNWMKIKDAVKYFKDFYSDFDEKKSKEMLQFMKLDENSTVKSLSKGMKEKLKLTLVLSRSAKLYILDEPLGGVDPTTREQILNAIVNNFSENSSMIITTHLVNDIERIFDDVVFISDGEIVLKGNAEELRISKKKSIDELYREVFK; encoded by the coding sequence ATGAATAGTATATTAAAATCAGAAAAAATATGTAAGTCATATTTAAATAAAAAGGCCCTACGGGGAGTAGACCTAGATATAATGCCAGGAAAAATTGTAGGACTTCTTGGTCCTAATGGTAGCGGTAAAACTACATTCTTAAAAATAGCAGCTGGAATACTGCATTCATCGAAAGGAGAAATACTAATAGATGGTCAAAAGCCTGGTGTTTATACAAAGTCCATAGTTTCATATTTACCTGATAATGAGTATCTTCTAAATTGGATGAAAATAAAGGATGCGGTGAAGTATTTCAAAGACTTTTATTCTGATTTTGATGAAAAAAAGTCAAAGGAAATGCTCCAGTTTATGAAACTTGATGAAAATAGCACTGTGAAAAGCCTATCAAAGGGAATGAAGGAAAAGTTAAAGCTTACATTGGTACTCTCAAGATCCGCAAAGCTTTATATACTTGACGAACCACTTGGTGGAGTAGACCCTACTACTAGAGAACAGATATTAAATGCTATAGTTAATAACTTTAGTGAAAATAGTTCCATGATAATTACTACACATCTTGTAAATGATATAGAACGAATTTTTGATGATGTAGTATTTATATCTGATGGAGAGATAGTACTTAAGGGTAACGCAGAAGAATTACGAATTAGTAAGAAAAAGTCAATCGATGAATTGTATAGGGAGGTATTTAAGTAA
- the nuoF gene encoding NADH-quinone oxidoreductase subunit NuoF, with product MLHNRNDLINARNIYINSFTKEKKKILVCAGTGCVAGGSLDIYDELIRIIKEKGINCEVSLEKEPHEETIGVKKSGCHGFCEMGPLIRIEPFGYLYLKVKMEDCAEIVDKTIVKDECVERLVYTKNGHIFRKQNEISFYKKQTRVALEHCGHIDATSIAEYIAIGGYSAFEKVLFDMNSDEVINQINESNLRGRGGGGFPTGSKWGQVQRQKEKIKYIVCNGDEGDPGAFMDRSLMEGDPHRVIEGMIIAAVACGAQKGFLYVRAEYPIAVDRLSSAIKQAKEYGIIGENILGTNFSFDIQINRGAGAFVCGEGSALTASIEGKRGMPRVKPPRTVENGLFGKPTVLNNVETFANVPVIINKGVEWYKSIGTKNSPGTKAFALTGNIENTGLIEVPMGTTLREIIFDIGGGIKNGKKFKAVQIGGPSGGCLTIDDLDLPLDFDSLKKAGAMIGSGGLVVMDEDTCMVEIARFFMNFTKNESCGKCVPCREGTKRMLEILEGIVAGKGKLEDIDMLLELADTISSTSLCGLGKTAPLPVVSTIKNFRDEYEAHITYKKCQSKTCQKLKTIFIDSKICKGCSKCSKICPVGAISGKIKGTFTIDKDKCIRCGSCVDTCAFKAIKEE from the coding sequence ATGCTTCATAATAGAAATGATCTAATTAATGCAAGAAATATTTATATAAATAGTTTTACAAAAGAAAAAAAGAAAATTCTTGTATGTGCTGGTACTGGCTGCGTTGCAGGTGGATCCCTAGATATTTATGATGAATTAATAAGGATTATAAAGGAAAAGGGCATAAATTGTGAAGTAAGCCTTGAGAAAGAGCCACATGAGGAAACTATTGGAGTGAAAAAAAGCGGATGTCATGGATTTTGTGAAATGGGTCCTCTTATAAGAATAGAACCATTTGGATATTTATATTTAAAAGTAAAGATGGAAGATTGCGCAGAAATCGTGGATAAAACTATAGTTAAAGATGAATGTGTTGAAAGACTTGTATATACCAAAAATGGACATATATTTAGGAAGCAGAATGAAATTTCTTTTTATAAAAAACAAACTAGAGTTGCACTTGAACATTGTGGACACATTGATGCAACTTCAATAGCAGAATATATCGCTATAGGCGGATATTCTGCATTTGAAAAAGTACTATTTGATATGAATTCAGATGAGGTTATTAACCAAATAAATGAATCAAATTTAAGAGGCCGTGGAGGCGGTGGATTCCCTACTGGTAGTAAATGGGGGCAGGTACAGCGCCAAAAGGAAAAGATAAAATATATTGTATGTAACGGTGACGAGGGTGACCCAGGGGCATTCATGGATAGGAGTCTAATGGAGGGAGACCCTCATAGGGTTATTGAAGGAATGATAATCGCCGCTGTTGCTTGTGGTGCACAAAAAGGTTTTTTATATGTTCGTGCAGAATATCCTATTGCTGTAGATAGACTTTCGAGTGCTATTAAACAAGCAAAAGAATATGGAATTATTGGGGAAAACATTCTTGGGACAAATTTTAGTTTTGATATCCAGATTAATAGAGGTGCAGGTGCTTTTGTATGTGGTGAGGGAAGTGCACTAACAGCTTCCATTGAAGGGAAAAGAGGTATGCCAAGGGTAAAACCTCCAAGAACTGTTGAGAATGGACTTTTTGGCAAGCCAACAGTTCTTAATAATGTTGAAACTTTTGCTAATGTGCCTGTAATAATTAATAAAGGCGTAGAATGGTATAAATCAATTGGAACTAAAAATAGTCCTGGTACAAAAGCGTTTGCTTTAACAGGAAATATTGAAAACACAGGACTTATTGAGGTGCCAATGGGCACAACTCTAAGAGAAATAATATTTGATATTGGTGGAGGAATAAAAAACGGCAAAAAGTTTAAGGCTGTACAAATAGGCGGGCCATCTGGTGGATGTCTTACAATAGATGATCTTGATTTGCCACTAGATTTCGACTCACTTAAAAAAGCAGGGGCAATGATAGGGTCGGGTGGACTTGTAGTTATGGATGAAGATACTTGTATGGTTGAGATTGCAAGATTCTTTATGAACTTTACAAAAAATGAATCCTGTGGCAAATGTGTTCCTTGCCGCGAAGGTACTAAAAGAATGCTTGAAATTCTTGAAGGAATAGTTGCAGGTAAAGGAAAGCTTGAAGATATAGATATGCTCTTAGAACTTGCAGATACCATATCTTCAACATCACTATGTGGACTTGGAAAGACAGCGCCATTACCAGTTGTCAGTACTATTAAGAATTTTCGTGATGAGTATGAAGCTCATATTACTTATAAAAAATGTCAATCTAAAACATGTCAGAAGCTTAAGACAATATTTATTGATTCAAAAATTTGCAAGGGATGTTCAAAGTGTTCAAAAATTTGTCCAGTTGGAGCAATCTCAGGTAAGATTAAAGGAACATTTACAATTGATAAAGACAAGTGCATAAGATGTGGTAGTTGTGTTGATACTTGTGCATTTAAAGCTATAAAGGAGGAGTAA
- a CDS encoding ABC transporter ATP-binding protein, with protein sequence METIVQIKNVTKKIGKKVIIDDLTFDVRSGEVFGFLGPNGAGKTTTIKMLLGLMSITKGEMYIDGLNVEKDFEKAIVKVGGIIENPDLYKYLTGYQNLVHFWRMYPDLKKERIDEVIKIVGLEKRINDKIKTYSLGMRQRLGVAQALLNSPKLLVLDEPTNGLDPAGIHELRNHLRTLAREENVAVIVSSHLLSEMELMCDRVGILQNGKLVRIQDMKEMLEDESDSVIALDVSPIESAKAYLESLSSKYKPEINEKEIEIKENIENVPGLVEKLVQQGIKIYGVRKVQQSLEKKFLEMTGGNGIA encoded by the coding sequence ATGGAAACTATAGTACAAATCAAGAATGTTACAAAAAAAATCGGTAAAAAGGTAATAATAGATGATCTTACTTTTGACGTGCGTTCAGGGGAGGTGTTTGGATTCCTCGGACCAAATGGCGCAGGTAAAACTACTACTATTAAAATGCTTTTAGGACTGATGTCTATTACTAAAGGTGAAATGTATATTGATGGATTAAATGTTGAGAAGGATTTTGAAAAAGCCATTGTTAAAGTCGGTGGAATTATTGAAAATCCAGATTTATATAAATATTTAACTGGGTATCAAAATCTTGTTCATTTTTGGAGGATGTATCCAGACTTAAAGAAGGAACGTATTGATGAGGTTATAAAAATTGTGGGTCTTGAAAAAAGAATAAATGACAAAATAAAGACATATTCACTAGGTATGCGTCAAAGACTAGGGGTTGCACAAGCGCTCCTTAACTCTCCAAAGTTATTGGTATTAGATGAACCTACTAATGGATTAGATCCTGCTGGTATTCATGAATTGCGTAATCATTTACGGACACTTGCAAGAGAAGAAAATGTTGCAGTAATAGTATCAAGCCACTTGCTTTCAGAAATGGAGCTTATGTGCGATAGGGTAGGAATTCTGCAAAATGGAAAATTGGTTAGAATTCAGGATATGAAAGAAATGCTTGAGGATGAGTCGGATTCAGTTATAGCTCTAGATGTTTCGCCGATTGAAAGTGCAAAAGCATATTTAGAAAGTCTTAGTAGTAAATATAAACCAGAAATAAATGAAAAAGAAATTGAAATTAAGGAAAATATAGAAAATGTTCCTGGGTTAGTTGAAAAGCTTGTGCAGCAGGGAATTAAAATTTACGGTGTTCGTAAGGTGCAACAAAGCTTAGAGAAAAAATTCTTAGAAATGACAGGGGGTAATGGAATTGCGTAA
- a CDS encoding GntR family transcriptional regulator: protein MNLEFNDKMPIYLQIMDLIKMDIVTGKLKSKDKLPSVREMAMNLNVNPNTLQRSYQELERLGIVYTQRGTGTFVEENENMVDNLKNEMAKEVIDSFILRMKSLGFTTNEIIKSVSKETMEVMQDE, encoded by the coding sequence ATGAATTTAGAATTTAATGATAAAATGCCTATATATCTACAAATCATGGACCTTATAAAAATGGATATTGTTACAGGAAAGCTAAAATCAAAGGATAAGCTGCCCTCAGTACGAGAAATGGCAATGAATTTAAATGTGAATCCAAATACGCTTCAAAGATCCTATCAAGAGCTCGAAAGACTTGGAATTGTTTATACACAAAGAGGAACTGGAACATTTGTGGAGGAGAATGAAAATATGGTGGATAATTTAAAAAATGAAATGGCAAAGGAAGTTATAGATTCTTTTATACTTAGAATGAAAAGCTTAGGATTTACTACTAATGAAATAATTAAATCTGTTTCAAAGGAAACTATGGAGGTAATGCAAGATGAATAA
- a CDS encoding ABC transporter permease, protein MRKIINLVRNENMKLAHSVSTWIMMGILVLIIVAVGLLFRFTGTQAPKSDWKSDITIQNQEIKKSLARPGISKMEKDGITKQLQTNEYRLKNDIQPIQDKSLWGFVEGASSLIFLISLFAIIMGGGIVANEFSGGTIKLLLIRPSKRWKILLSKYISVLGYTLFMLLVLLVVSFLIGGTLFSFKGSGTPFLTNVAGKITEVNMIAHIVEVYGLQCISLVMMVTLAFMISTVFRNSAMAIGIGVFLLTVGNTVTMLLTRFNWSKYILFANTNLNQYIDGQPLVKGMTMNFSITVLIAYFIIFNVIAYAAFIKRDIVA, encoded by the coding sequence TTGCGTAAAATAATAAATCTAGTTCGTAATGAAAATATGAAACTTGCTCATAGCGTTAGCACATGGATAATGATGGGTATATTAGTTCTTATTATAGTAGCAGTTGGGCTCTTATTTAGATTTACAGGTACCCAAGCGCCTAAAAGTGATTGGAAATCAGACATAACAATTCAAAACCAGGAAATTAAAAAATCATTAGCTAGGCCAGGGATATCTAAAATGGAAAAGGACGGAATTACAAAGCAGTTACAAACTAATGAATATCGTCTTAAAAATGACATACAACCTATACAGGATAAATCGTTATGGGGATTTGTAGAAGGAGCAAGTAGCCTAATATTTTTAATTTCTCTTTTTGCTATTATAATGGGTGGTGGAATAGTAGCCAATGAGTTTTCAGGAGGCACAATTAAACTATTACTAATTAGACCTTCAAAACGGTGGAAAATTCTACTTTCAAAATATATTTCTGTTTTAGGATACACTCTTTTCATGCTTTTAGTGCTTTTAGTAGTTTCATTTCTTATTGGAGGAACATTGTTTAGCTTTAAAGGGTCAGGTACACCATTCCTTACAAATGTTGCTGGCAAAATTACTGAAGTTAATATGATAGCACATATTGTGGAGGTTTATGGACTTCAGTGTATAAGCTTAGTTATGATGGTTACTTTAGCATTTATGATTTCTACAGTTTTCCGTAATAGTGCAATGGCCATAGGTATTGGAGTTTTTCTTTTAACTGTAGGGAATACCGTAACAATGCTACTCACTAGATTTAATTGGTCAAAATATATTCTATTTGCAAATACGAATTTGAATCAATATATTGATGGACAGCCATTGGTTAAAGGAATGACAATGAACTTTTCAATTACTGTACTGATAGCTTATTTTATAATTTTCAATGTTATTGCATACGCAGCTTTTATAAAAAGAGATATAGTAGCATAA
- a CDS encoding GntR family transcriptional regulator: MDLKFNDKMPIYLQIMDLIKMDIVTGKLRSKDKLPSVREMATNLKVNPNTLQRSYQELERLGIVYTQRGTGTFVGEGENMVDDLKKEMAKEVIDLFILRMKSLGFTAKEIIKSVSKETMEVKQDE, encoded by the coding sequence ATGGATTTGAAATTTAATGACAAAATGCCTATATATTTACAAATTATGGATCTTATAAAAATGGACATCGTTACAGGAAAGCTAAGATCAAAGGATAAATTACCATCAGTACGAGAAATGGCAACAAATTTGAAGGTGAACCCAAATACGCTTCAAAGATCTTATCAAGAGCTTGAAAGACTTGGAATTGTGTATACACAAAGAGGCACTGGAACATTTGTGGGGGAGGGAGAAAATATGGTAGATGATTTAAAAAAGGAAATGGCAAAGGAAGTTATAGATTTATTTATACTTAGAATGAAAAGCTTAGGATTTACTGCTAAGGAAATAATTAAATCTGTTTCAAAGGAAACTATGGAGGTGAAACAAGATGAATAG